One segment of Pirellulales bacterium DNA contains the following:
- a CDS encoding Gfo/Idh/MocA family oxidoreductase: MNPTHQPAAEAALPAAPSRRQFIKNTGTVAAATALASMAAPHVHAAEDNTIRIVLIGCGGRGTGAATDALNVKGAPIKLVAMADVFQDRLSDSHGFLKRTFHDRVDVPQERQFVGFDGYQKAMDCLKPGDIAIFTTPLAFRWVHFTYAIKKGLNVFMEKPLTADGPTSRKMLKLAEEAEAKNLKVGVGLMSRHSRAMQQLADRIHGGEIGDIVLMRAYRMHGPLAASQVLRKPESQTEVAFQIRNFHSFLWASGGCYSDFYIHHIDHCCWMKNAWPVSAQAVGGRHYRGDYVDQNFDLYAVEYIFADNTRFLMDGRCINGCAQIYNSSAHGTKGTAVISRGGDIGGPSATYKGLDTSNLIWESKLAADERNPYQNEWNDLVDAIRHDKPYNEVKRGVEASLVTSMGRMAAHTGQIITFDQILNSKHEFAPTVDKLTMNGPAPLTSDANGKYPVPQPGIVIDREYA, encoded by the coding sequence ATGAATCCCACCCACCAACCCGCTGCCGAGGCCGCGCTCCCCGCCGCGCCCTCCCGCCGCCAGTTTATCAAGAATACCGGAACAGTCGCCGCCGCGACGGCCTTGGCCAGCATGGCTGCGCCGCATGTTCACGCCGCGGAAGACAACACGATCCGCATCGTGCTCATCGGTTGCGGCGGCCGCGGCACCGGTGCGGCAACCGATGCACTGAATGTCAAAGGAGCGCCGATCAAGTTGGTGGCCATGGCCGACGTGTTCCAAGACCGCCTCAGCGATAGCCACGGCTTTTTGAAGCGGACGTTCCACGATCGGGTCGACGTGCCGCAAGAGCGGCAGTTCGTCGGCTTCGACGGCTATCAGAAAGCGATGGATTGCCTGAAGCCGGGCGACATCGCCATTTTCACCACGCCGTTGGCCTTCCGCTGGGTGCATTTCACCTATGCCATCAAGAAGGGCCTGAACGTCTTCATGGAGAAGCCGCTCACGGCCGATGGCCCCACCTCGCGAAAGATGCTCAAGCTGGCCGAGGAAGCCGAGGCAAAGAATCTCAAAGTGGGCGTCGGGCTGATGTCGCGCCATAGCCGGGCCATGCAACAATTGGCCGATCGCATCCACGGCGGCGAAATCGGCGACATCGTGTTGATGCGGGCCTACCGCATGCACGGGCCGCTGGCTGCCAGCCAAGTGCTCCGCAAGCCCGAGAGCCAGACCGAAGTGGCTTTCCAGATTCGGAATTTTCACAGCTTCTTGTGGGCCAGCGGCGGCTGCTACAGCGATTTCTATATCCACCACATCGACCATTGCTGCTGGATGAAAAACGCGTGGCCCGTGTCGGCCCAAGCGGTTGGTGGCCGTCATTATCGCGGCGACTATGTCGATCAGAACTTCGACCTCTACGCCGTCGAATACATCTTCGCCGACAACACCCGCTTCCTCATGGATGGCCGGTGCATCAACGGCTGCGCCCAAATCTACAACAGCTCGGCCCACGGCACGAAAGGCACCGCCGTGATTTCTCGCGGCGGCGATATCGGCGGCCCCTCGGCGACCTACAAGGGATTGGACACCTCGAATCTGATCTGGGAATCGAAGCTCGCGGCCGACGAGCGAAATCCGTATCAGAACGAATGGAACGACCTCGTCGACGCCATCCGCCACGACAAGCCCTACAACGAAGTGAAGCGGGGTGTCGAAGCCTCGTTGGTCACTTCGATGGGACGCATGGCCGCCCACACCGGCCAGATCATCACCTTCGACCAGATTCTCAATTCAAAGCACGAGTTTGCTCCGACGGTCGACAAACTCACGATGAACGGCCCGGCGCCCCTGACAAGCGACGCGAACGGCAAATACCCCGTGCCCCAGCCCGGCATCGTCATTGACCGCGAATACGCCTAG
- a CDS encoding alpha/beta hydrolase: MTDSNQPRPAIYHVAAAIAVALVVAMGRAAAARAAVEFDVRLDPATATHAVSGRLYVFLSRRPSGEPRDGPDWFAPEPFFGMDVKDFQPGTDRLLNDAADGFPDRLSKLRPGRYRAQALLGHNPDRLSQSRAPGNQYSRVVDVEVAAGPVQTVSLVLDQLQPEKPFPDVPWVKEVSIRSGLLSQFLKREVLEKAAVTLPAGYDDHPQQRYPVIYEVTGFGGSYWDALHQRSPPTAAAGETDFIRVLLDGQCDWGHHVYADSATNGPRGRALVEELVPEIDRRFRTIAAPRGRLLAGHSSGGWSSLWLQVSHPEFFGGVWSSSPDPVDFRDFQRIDLYANPPLSMYYDEPGRPRPIARRGETPVLFYPSFGRMDDVLGRGGQLRSFEAVFSPLDADGLPRKLWNRSTGRIDPEVARAWEKYDIRLQLERNWKTLEPLLRGKLHITVGSLDTFYLDGAVLRLADSLKRLGSDAEITIVPGADHGTVLTSEYFHRVRRQMTAVANATAAR; encoded by the coding sequence ATGACCGATTCAAATCAACCGCGGCCGGCGATTTACCACGTCGCGGCGGCAATTGCCGTGGCGCTAGTTGTTGCGATGGGCCGCGCCGCCGCGGCACGGGCAGCGGTTGAATTCGATGTGCGGCTCGATCCGGCGACGGCTACACACGCAGTGAGCGGCCGACTGTACGTGTTTCTTTCGCGGCGACCGTCGGGCGAACCACGCGACGGGCCCGATTGGTTCGCTCCGGAACCATTTTTTGGCATGGATGTCAAAGATTTTCAGCCGGGCACCGATCGCCTTCTGAACGATGCAGCCGACGGCTTTCCCGATCGGCTATCCAAGCTGCGCCCAGGCCGGTATCGGGCCCAAGCCCTGTTGGGGCACAATCCCGATCGCTTGAGCCAAAGCCGCGCGCCCGGCAACCAATATAGCCGCGTGGTCGACGTGGAGGTCGCCGCCGGACCGGTGCAAACGGTTTCGCTGGTGCTCGATCAGCTGCAGCCGGAGAAGCCATTTCCGGATGTGCCATGGGTCAAGGAAGTCAGCATCCGCAGCGGGCTGCTTAGCCAGTTCCTCAAGCGCGAGGTGCTGGAAAAAGCGGCGGTCACGTTACCGGCCGGATACGACGATCATCCGCAGCAGCGATATCCGGTGATTTATGAAGTCACTGGTTTCGGCGGCAGCTATTGGGACGCGTTGCATCAGCGCTCGCCGCCGACGGCCGCGGCGGGCGAAACGGATTTCATCCGCGTGCTGCTCGATGGCCAATGCGATTGGGGGCACCATGTGTATGCGGATAGCGCGACCAACGGTCCGCGCGGCCGGGCGCTCGTCGAAGAACTGGTTCCCGAAATCGACCGGCGATTCCGCACGATCGCCGCGCCGCGTGGCCGGCTGTTGGCGGGGCATAGCTCGGGGGGCTGGTCGAGCTTGTGGTTGCAGGTGTCGCATCCGGAATTTTTCGGCGGCGTCTGGAGCAGCTCGCCCGATCCCGTCGATTTCCGCGATTTTCAGCGAATCGATCTGTACGCCAATCCGCCGCTGAGCATGTACTACGACGAGCCAGGCAGACCGCGGCCGATCGCCCGCCGCGGCGAAACCCCGGTGTTGTTTTACCCGTCGTTCGGCCGCATGGACGACGTGCTGGGGCGCGGCGGGCAGCTTCGCTCATTCGAGGCCGTGTTCAGCCCCCTAGACGCAGATGGCCTGCCGCGCAAGCTCTGGAACCGCAGCACCGGGCGGATCGACCCGGAAGTGGCCCGGGCTTGGGAAAAATACGACATTCGGCTGCAACTCGAGCGCAATTGGAAAACGCTCGAGCCGCTGCTGCGCGGTAAGCTGCACATCACCGTCGGCTCGCTCGACACCTTTTATCTGGACGGCGCCGTGCTCCGGCTTGCCGACTCGCTAAAGCGATTGGGCAGCGATGCCGAGATCACGATCGTGCCCGGCGCCGACCACGGCACGGTGCTCACCAGCGAATATTTTCACCGCGTGCGCCGCCAGATGACGGCGGTCGCGAACGCAACCGCGGCGCGCTAG
- a CDS encoding SGNH/GDSL hydrolase family protein encodes MSYRRIRFGLATLLAVAFASSTVITSQAVENPAGKPAKSPSLRWEREIRAFEAADKKSPPPQGAVLFIGSSSIRMWKTLAQDFPDYKVINRGFGGSELADSVYYADRIVIPYKPRLIVLFAGTNDINAGKSPQTVFDDFKAFVARVRGALPDTRIAYLSISPAPSRWSQADKQKEANRLIRDYIATEKKNLDYIDLWDQFLGPDGKPREDLFLLDRLHNNAAGYKIRAAAVRPHLAPASP; translated from the coding sequence ATGAGCTACCGCAGAATCCGATTCGGGCTAGCCACATTGCTGGCCGTTGCCTTTGCGTCGTCGACCGTGATTACTTCGCAGGCGGTTGAAAATCCTGCCGGCAAGCCGGCGAAATCGCCGAGCCTGCGTTGGGAACGCGAGATCCGTGCTTTCGAGGCAGCCGACAAAAAATCGCCGCCACCCCAAGGAGCCGTGCTGTTCATCGGCTCGTCGAGCATTCGGATGTGGAAGACGCTGGCCCAAGATTTTCCCGATTACAAGGTGATCAATCGCGGTTTCGGCGGTTCGGAGTTGGCCGACAGCGTGTATTACGCCGATCGGATCGTGATTCCCTACAAGCCGCGGCTGATCGTACTATTCGCCGGCACGAACGACATCAACGCGGGCAAGAGTCCGCAAACCGTTTTCGACGATTTCAAGGCATTCGTGGCCCGGGTTCGCGGCGCATTGCCAGATACGCGGATCGCCTATCTTTCGATCTCGCCCGCCCCTTCGCGTTGGTCGCAGGCAGACAAGCAGAAGGAAGCGAACCGCTTGATTCGCGACTATATCGCCACTGAGAAGAAGAACCTCGACTACATCGATCTTTGGGACCAATTCCTGGGGCCGGACGGCAAACCGCGCGAAGATCTTTTCCTGCTCGATCGCCTGCACAACAATGCGGCGGGTTACAAGATTCGGGCCGCCGCCGTGCGCCCCCATCTCGCCCCCGCGAGCCCGTAG
- a CDS encoding TIGR02677 family protein, giving the protein MSQNYSQNGNATNHIAKGVDPHCRDPFECFSYLTVEKTLLYRSIVEIFLEAKAGFHLHLRPADVVLRLSDKGEHVAQDETEIALDALVGWGNLQSYHDTADVATVADFHRRRLLYQLTATGEAAGRAATSFLETLDQSVVLEAAALARIRDHLAELLTLVDDSQPDAGKLLTILRAISIDTEQLTEHAQSFFRWLHEQTEGPSADLDAFLLYKERLIDYLRRFLAELTCQAGAIAARLEMLQPKAEPLLQAAAGQEASAAFAKDEADRAAISAASERRWRQRWHGLRHWFVGVEGDPQVKQLRAAAGAAIPRLLALAAQLHDRRATRSDRRADLVELATWFVEAADDRQAHTLWRAAFGISPARHLTVNQTALDQEDARPIRSGTSWLDAPGVYISPRLRQAGLQPAAVVRRVVSRAAELAELRNRAEIENRRASLARSSLVALGPRRLAEVGQLHHEALLILLDLLDRAAAVSNCSAGPIAAYSEDGSLRIQVDRNVARRVATIETSEGYLHLRDALICVEHAGTD; this is encoded by the coding sequence ATGTCGCAGAATTATAGCCAAAACGGGAATGCAACGAATCATATCGCGAAAGGAGTCGATCCGCATTGCAGGGATCCATTTGAGTGCTTCAGCTATTTGACGGTCGAAAAAACGCTGCTTTACCGATCGATTGTTGAAATCTTCCTCGAGGCCAAGGCCGGGTTTCATTTGCATTTACGACCGGCCGACGTGGTTCTGCGCCTGTCCGACAAAGGCGAACATGTCGCGCAGGATGAGACGGAAATTGCCTTGGACGCCTTGGTCGGTTGGGGCAATCTGCAGTCCTACCACGATACGGCGGACGTCGCCACGGTCGCCGATTTCCATCGCCGCCGCCTGTTGTATCAACTCACGGCAACGGGTGAGGCCGCGGGACGTGCGGCCACGTCATTTCTGGAAACACTCGATCAGTCCGTCGTGTTGGAAGCAGCGGCCTTGGCGCGAATCCGCGATCACCTGGCCGAGTTGCTGACGCTCGTTGACGATTCGCAACCGGATGCGGGCAAGCTTCTGACGATTTTGCGGGCCATCTCGATCGATACCGAACAACTGACCGAACACGCACAGTCCTTCTTCCGGTGGCTGCACGAGCAAACCGAGGGTCCGAGCGCGGATCTCGATGCGTTTCTGCTCTACAAAGAGCGGCTCATCGATTACTTGCGGCGGTTTTTAGCGGAGTTGACCTGTCAGGCCGGAGCCATTGCCGCCCGGCTTGAAATGCTGCAACCGAAGGCGGAACCATTGTTGCAGGCGGCCGCCGGACAAGAAGCGAGCGCTGCTTTCGCCAAAGACGAGGCCGATCGAGCCGCGATCTCGGCGGCCAGCGAGCGACGGTGGCGGCAGCGTTGGCATGGCCTGCGCCATTGGTTCGTGGGTGTGGAGGGCGATCCGCAGGTCAAGCAGTTACGCGCCGCGGCCGGCGCGGCGATTCCGCGGTTGCTCGCCCTGGCGGCGCAATTGCACGATCGCCGAGCGACGCGGAGCGACCGCCGAGCCGATCTCGTCGAATTGGCGACATGGTTTGTCGAAGCCGCGGACGATCGCCAGGCGCACACCCTGTGGCGCGCGGCGTTTGGAATTTCGCCCGCACGGCATTTGACAGTGAACCAAACCGCGCTCGACCAAGAGGATGCCCGGCCGATTCGATCCGGCACGAGTTGGCTCGATGCTCCCGGAGTCTATATCTCGCCTCGGCTGCGCCAGGCAGGCCTGCAACCTGCGGCGGTTGTCCGACGGGTCGTTAGCCGTGCGGCGGAACTTGCCGAACTGCGCAACCGAGCCGAAATCGAGAATCGGCGGGCATCCCTCGCGCGGTCGTCGTTGGTCGCCTTGGGGCCTCGGCGATTGGCTGAAGTTGGCCAACTGCACCACGAAGCGTTGCTGATCTTGCTCGATCTGCTCGATCGCGCGGCCGCGGTTTCGAACTGCAGCGCCGGTCCGATAGCGGCGTACAGCGAGGATGGCTCGCTACGGATTCAGGTCGATCGGAACGTGGCGCGGCGCGTAGCAACGATCGAAACGTCCGAGGGATACTTGCACCTGCGCGATGCGTTGATCTGCGTCGAACACGCGGGCACGGACTAG